GAAAACAACTCCGGCCACTACCAACAGGCCTAGAGCACAGAAGGCAGCGAAGCTAATAATTATTCTTTTCATCGAAGGTCCTTAAAACCAAAGCCTGATGCCAGCAACGAACCGCGCCTCATCTAGGTCTTCGCCGTCATCTCTCGCCATATCAGCGGTATTACCGTATGCCCGGCTCCACGTGACGCCGATGTACGGTGCGAACTCACGAACGATTTCGTATCGGAGGCGGAGCCCCACCTCTGTGTTTGCGAGACCAGCGCCTACTCCGCGCGCAGGATCGTCCTTGCCATAGAAATTGAGCTCGGCAGTCGGTTGGAGGATCAGCCGGTTAGTGAGGAGAATGTCGTACTCGCCTTCAAAACGTGCTGCTGTCTGCCCACCTTCACCGACGAAGGCGGTGGCTTCCGCCTCAAAGTTATACAGAGCCATCCCCTGGACGCCTAAAGCCGCCCACGTCTGCGGCGACTCGGGCTTAAAGTCCTGGCGAACACCTGCTACCACATCCCACCAGGGGCTGATGGCACGCCCGTAGAGCGCCTGAATTTCCGCATCTTCAGTAACGCCATTCGTTCGCTCACCTTCCGAGCGAAACCAGAACCGATTGATATCGCCACCAACCCAGGCAGTAGCTTCCCAACTGAGGGTGCTACCTTCATTTGCGTTCTGGTACTCAAGTTGATCTAGCAGAAGGAACCAGGCCAGATACTTGTCATGGACTGTATGACCTTGAAGACCAGGGAAAGCCGCTTCTCTATCCGCATCGGTCAATACTGGAATGAACGAGGGATGAACCATGCCGGGCATTTCGAGCGTATCGTCATGCTTCATTTGGCCATGGTTCATCGTGCTATGGTCCATCGCACCATGACCCATCGCAGAATGGTCCGTTTGCCCACCGGAGCCATGATTCTTAGCTGCGGGCTTCGCTGAAGATGCAGGGGCTTGAGCTGCCTCAGCAGGAGGGGTTTGATGCATCGAATGATCCATCATCTCGGCAGCGTTGGCTGTCCCTCCAGCCGCTGCGCTCAACGAAACTCCGAGCGCAATCAGAGCAAAGCGAGAAGGTCTAGTGGTCATGGTGCGAATCCACCTCAGTATCAGTGGCCTTGGGGTCATGATCCATCTTGCCGTGCTCCATTTCTCCATGGTCCATCGAGCCATGATCCATGTCGTCGTGGTTCATTTTTGAGTTAGAGGTGCCTTGTGTCTGAGATGCCGGCTTGTTGCCTGGATTCTGCGATGAAGCCGATGATTGCTTGTGCTGATCATGCTTTTGCTCTGCAAACGCAGCTGACATATTCATTACGCCCAGCAGACTGAACATTAACGCGCTGCCGATAAGAG
This DNA window, taken from Pseudomonas sp. FeN3W, encodes the following:
- a CDS encoding copper resistance protein B, giving the protein MTTRPSRFALIALGVSLSAAAGGTANAAEMMDHSMHQTPPAEAAQAPASSAKPAAKNHGSGGQTDHSAMGHGAMDHSTMNHGQMKHDDTLEMPGMVHPSFIPVLTDADREAAFPGLQGHTVHDKYLAWFLLLDQLEYQNANEGSTLSWEATAWVGGDINRFWFRSEGERTNGVTEDAEIQALYGRAISPWWDVVAGVRQDFKPESPQTWAALGVQGMALYNFEAEATAFVGEGGQTAARFEGEYDILLTNRLILQPTAELNFYGKDDPARGVGAGLANTEVGLRLRYEIVREFAPYIGVTWSRAYGNTADMARDDGEDLDEARFVAGIRLWF